One genomic window of Manihot esculenta cultivar AM560-2 chromosome 16, M.esculenta_v8, whole genome shotgun sequence includes the following:
- the LOC110603358 gene encoding uncharacterized protein LOC110603358: MRNTIRCCISCILPCGALDVIRIVHSNGRVEEISGTIRASEIMKAHPKHVLKKPCSPSDDGMVPKIVTVPPDAELQRGKIYFLMPVPSTPEKKPPRSRNSNNRRKKRENHNNKDLSIIETNSLNNNVVSNSISMTTNLLISDRYLSEILSEKLSTQRDRRRGRVGVWRPHLESIYEMPNDA; this comes from the coding sequence ATGAGAAACACCATCAGATGCTGCATCTCTTGTATTCTACCATGTGGAGCTTTGGACGTGATTCGAATAGTGCACTCTAATGGCCGAGTAGAAGAAATCAGTGGCACAATCCGAGCAAGCGAGATCATGAAAGCTCACCCAAAACACGTCTTGAAAAAGCCATGTTCTCCCTCCGATGATGGGATGGTTCCAAAGATCGTTACAGTGCCACCAGACGCAGAGCTTCAACGTGGAAAGATCTATTTTCTCATGCCAGTCCCATCAACCCCAGAGAAGAAGCCTCCTCGATCAAGAAATTCCAACAACAGaaggaaaaaaagagagaatcaTAATAACAAAGATCTTAGTATTATTGAAACCAACAGCTTGAACAATAACGTTGTCAGCAACTCCATTTCAATGACCACAAACCTTCTCATTTCTGACAGATACTTGAGTGAGATACTATCAGAGAAGCTGTCAACTCAGAGAGATCGAAGAAGAGGTCGTGTTGGAGTATGGAGGCCACACTTAGAGAGCATATATGAGATGCCAAATGATGCTTAA